A section of the Sphingomonas sp. LT1P40 genome encodes:
- a CDS encoding fumarylacetoacetate hydrolase family protein, producing the protein MLADGPVPVLVRNGRVFDVSGSASTTADWFDLPDPAAISGRDLCGVEDLTIGGGDYRLIAPIDLQCVKACGVTFAISAIERVIEERARGDSGAAAAIRAELEDKIGGGIRSVVPASDEAAKLKAALIEAGMWSQYLEVAIGPDAEVFTKAPVLSSIGWGDPVGIRSDSSWNNPEPEVVLIVNALGRVVGATLGNDVNLRDFEGRSALLLGKAKDNNAACALGPFVRLFDAGFGIDDVRNAELDLTIDGPESYRLEGHSSMNQISRDPLDLVAQTLSEHQYPDGFALFLGTLFAPVQDRDEAGRGFTHKVGDTVRIHSPKLGTLLNPVTTSKEAEPWTFGIRDLYRALAGRHAV; encoded by the coding sequence ATGCTCGCCGATGGACCCGTACCGGTGCTCGTTCGGAATGGCCGTGTGTTCGATGTGTCGGGCAGCGCATCGACGACCGCCGACTGGTTCGACCTGCCCGATCCCGCCGCGATTTCGGGCCGCGATCTGTGCGGCGTCGAGGACTTGACCATCGGCGGCGGTGACTACCGGCTGATCGCGCCGATCGACCTGCAATGCGTCAAGGCATGTGGCGTGACCTTTGCCATATCCGCGATCGAGCGGGTGATCGAAGAGCGCGCGCGCGGCGATTCCGGCGCGGCGGCAGCCATCCGTGCCGAGCTTGAGGACAAGATCGGCGGCGGTATCCGGTCGGTGGTTCCGGCCAGCGACGAGGCGGCGAAACTAAAGGCTGCGCTGATCGAGGCGGGCATGTGGTCGCAATATCTTGAGGTTGCGATCGGCCCCGACGCGGAAGTGTTCACCAAGGCGCCGGTCCTGTCCTCGATCGGCTGGGGCGATCCGGTCGGCATCCGTTCGGATTCGAGCTGGAACAACCCCGAGCCGGAGGTCGTGCTGATCGTCAATGCGCTTGGGCGTGTGGTCGGCGCGACGCTCGGCAATGACGTCAATCTGCGCGATTTCGAGGGGCGCAGCGCGCTGTTGCTGGGCAAGGCGAAGGACAATAACGCCGCCTGTGCGCTCGGCCCGTTCGTGCGGCTGTTCGACGCGGGTTTCGGCATCGACGATGTGCGAAATGCCGAACTCGATCTGACCATCGACGGGCCGGAGAGTTATCGGCTGGAGGGGCATAGTTCGATGAACCAGATCAGCCGCGACCCGCTCGATCTGGTCGCGCAGACGCTGTCGGAACATCAATATCCCGATGGCTTCGCGCTGTTTCTGGGAACGCTGTTCGCGCCGGTACAGGATCGTGACGAAGCGGGGCGCGGGTTCACGCACAAAGTGGGCGACACCGTTCGCATCCATTCACCAAAGCTGGGCACACTGCTGAACCCGGTAACGACCTCGAAGGAAGCCGAGCCGTGGACGTTTGGCATCCGCGATCTCTATCGCGCGCTTGCCGGACGGCATGCCGTTTGA
- the manD gene encoding D-mannonate dehydratase ManD, with protein MPKIVSARVIVSCPGRNFVTLKIECDDGTTGIGDATLNGRELAVASYLSEHVVPCLIGRDAHRIEDIWQYLYKGAYWRRGPVTMTAIAAVDMALWDIKGKIAGLPVYQLLGGAARDACMVYGHANGADVDATIAAALDYQRQGYKAIRLQCGVPGMPSTYGVSNDKYFYEPADGALPTENVWSTAKYLRVVPELFAAAREALGWDVHLLHDIHHRLTPIEAGRLGKDLEPYRPFWLEDATPAEDQDAFRLIRQHTTTPLAVGEIFNSIWDCKALIENQLIDYIRATVVHAGGITHLRRIAALADLYQIRTGCHGATDLSPVAMAAALHFGLSVPNFGIQEYMRHTPETDAVFPHAYSFAEGMLHPGDAPGLGVEIDETLAEGHPYKRAYLPVNRLEDGTMWNW; from the coding sequence ATGCCGAAGATCGTGTCTGCACGGGTGATCGTGAGTTGTCCGGGCCGTAACTTCGTCACACTGAAGATCGAATGCGACGATGGCACCACCGGTATCGGCGATGCGACGCTGAACGGGCGCGAACTGGCGGTGGCGAGTTACCTGTCCGAGCATGTCGTCCCCTGCCTGATCGGGCGCGATGCGCACCGGATCGAGGACATCTGGCAGTATCTCTACAAGGGCGCTTACTGGCGCCGTGGCCCGGTGACGATGACCGCGATCGCGGCGGTCGATATGGCGCTGTGGGACATCAAGGGGAAAATCGCGGGCCTTCCGGTCTATCAGCTGTTGGGCGGTGCAGCGCGCGATGCGTGCATGGTCTATGGCCATGCCAATGGCGCGGACGTTGACGCGACGATCGCGGCCGCGCTGGACTATCAGCGACAGGGTTACAAGGCGATCCGGCTGCAATGCGGCGTGCCGGGGATGCCGTCGACCTATGGCGTGTCGAACGACAAATATTTCTACGAGCCCGCCGATGGCGCGCTGCCGACCGAGAATGTCTGGTCGACCGCGAAATATCTGCGCGTGGTGCCCGAATTGTTTGCGGCGGCGCGTGAGGCACTGGGCTGGGACGTGCATTTGCTGCACGATATCCATCATCGTCTGACCCCGATCGAAGCCGGACGACTGGGCAAGGATCTGGAGCCGTATCGCCCCTTTTGGCTGGAGGATGCGACCCCGGCGGAGGATCAGGACGCATTTCGCCTGATCCGGCAACACACCACCACCCCGCTGGCGGTGGGCGAAATCTTCAACTCGATCTGGGATTGCAAGGCGCTGATCGAGAATCAGCTGATCGATTATATTCGTGCGACCGTGGTGCACGCCGGCGGGATCACGCATTTGCGGCGGATCGCCGCGCTGGCTGATCTCTACCAGATCCGCACCGGCTGTCATGGCGCGACCGACCTGTCGCCGGTGGCGATGGCCGCGGCGCTGCATTTCGGGCTGTCGGTGCCCAATTTCGGCATTCAGGAATATATGCGGCACACGCCGGAGACCGACGCGGTGTTCCCGCATGCCTACAGCTTTGCCGAGGGCATGCTGCATCCGGGCGATGCACCGGGGCTGGGCGTCGAGATCGACGAGACGCTGGCCGAGGGTCATCCCTATAAGCGCGCTTACCTGCCGGTGAACCGGCTGGAAGACGGCACGATGTGGAACTGGTGA
- a CDS encoding SDR family NAD(P)-dependent oxidoreductase: MDLRAVYPSLAGKRVLVTGGGSGIGAGIVEGFARQGADVVFFDIAEADSRALADTSGAAFERVDLTDIAALQTAIARLIETGGGFDILVYNAANDERHSIDDVTEVYWDERFAVNLKHMFFAAQAVVTAMRARGGGAIVNLGSISWHLGLNDLILYQTCKAAIEGLTRSLARDLGGDGIRATCVIPGNVRTPRQRKWYTPEGEADIVAAQCLDGRLAPEDVAAMILYLASDDARLVTGHSYFVDAGWR; the protein is encoded by the coding sequence ATGGACCTGCGCGCCGTCTATCCCAGTCTTGCGGGCAAGCGCGTGCTGGTTACCGGCGGTGGATCGGGAATCGGCGCGGGGATTGTCGAGGGGTTTGCGCGGCAGGGCGCGGATGTGGTGTTCTTCGACATTGCCGAGGCGGATTCGCGCGCATTGGCGGACACGAGCGGGGCCGCGTTCGAGCGCGTCGATCTGACCGATATCGCGGCGCTGCAAACGGCGATTGCGCGGCTGATCGAGACCGGCGGCGGGTTCGACATCCTCGTCTACAATGCCGCCAATGACGAACGCCACAGCATCGACGACGTCACCGAAGTCTATTGGGACGAGCGTTTCGCGGTCAACCTGAAGCATATGTTCTTCGCTGCGCAGGCAGTGGTCACGGCGATGCGCGCCAGGGGCGGCGGGGCGATCGTCAATCTGGGTTCGATCTCATGGCATCTGGGGCTCAACGACCTGATCCTCTATCAAACCTGCAAGGCAGCGATCGAGGGGCTGACGCGCAGCCTCGCGCGCGATCTGGGCGGCGACGGCATTCGCGCGACGTGCGTGATCCCCGGCAATGTCCGCACCCCCCGGCAACGGAAATGGTACACGCCAGAGGGCGAGGCCGATATCGTCGCGGCGCAATGCTTGGACGGGCGTCTCGCGCCGGAGGACGTTGCGGCGATGATCCTCTACCTTGCTTCCGACGATGCCCGGCTGGTCACCGGACACAGCTATTTCGTGGATGCGGGCTGGCGCTGA
- a CDS encoding LacI family DNA-binding transcriptional regulator gives MSRSARRTQGGATVQDVARAAGVSAMTVSRVVNGGSNVREATRKAVLAAVAELSYRPNTAARSLAAGGATQIGLLYSNPSAGYLGQFLIGALESARRVGCHLVLEACADDSPAAQTEAVRQLIDAAVGGVILPPPLSESATVQAALADAEIPWAAIAMGAQGPGTLNVRIDDHAAARAMTLHLIDLGHRDIAFIRGHSNQLASAKRERGFLAAMAERGIDTADLTIEQGWFTYRSGIDAATRILGGKRRPTAIFASNDDMAAAAVGVAHRHGLHVPDDLSIVGFDDTAIATSIWPELTTIRQPIADMAEAAITMLLYRLRERDGEDRAAEEEVLPHLLIIRDSSAPPPAR, from the coding sequence ATGAGCCGCTCGGCGCGCAGGACTCAGGGGGGCGCGACCGTACAGGACGTGGCACGCGCGGCGGGCGTGTCCGCCATGACCGTATCGCGCGTGGTGAATGGCGGCAGCAATGTCCGTGAGGCGACCCGCAAGGCCGTTCTCGCCGCGGTCGCAGAACTCAGCTATCGCCCCAACACCGCCGCACGCTCGCTCGCGGCGGGCGGCGCGACCCAGATCGGCCTGCTCTATTCCAACCCTTCGGCGGGCTATCTTGGCCAGTTCCTGATCGGCGCGCTGGAGAGCGCCCGCCGTGTTGGCTGTCACCTAGTGCTCGAGGCATGTGCCGACGACAGCCCCGCCGCTCAGACCGAGGCCGTGCGCCAGCTGATCGATGCTGCGGTGGGGGGTGTGATCCTGCCCCCGCCCTTGTCCGAATCCGCCACGGTACAGGCCGCGCTGGCCGATGCGGAGATCCCGTGGGCGGCCATCGCGATGGGGGCGCAGGGACCCGGCACGCTTAACGTGCGGATCGACGATCATGCGGCGGCGCGGGCGATGACATTGCACCTGATCGATCTCGGTCACCGCGACATCGCCTTTATCAGGGGGCATTCAAACCAGCTGGCGAGTGCGAAGCGCGAACGCGGGTTCCTTGCCGCGATGGCCGAGCGCGGTATCGACACCGCGGACCTGACGATCGAGCAGGGCTGGTTCACTTATCGTTCGGGCATCGACGCCGCGACCCGGATTCTTGGCGGCAAGCGGCGGCCGACGGCGATCTTCGCGTCCAATGACGATATGGCGGCGGCGGCGGTCGGCGTCGCGCACCGGCACGGCCTGCACGTGCCGGACGACCTCAGCATCGTCGGCTTCGACGACACCGCCATCGCCACCAGCATCTGGCCCGAGCTGACCACGATCCGCCAGCCGATCGCCGACATGGCGGAAGCCGCCATTACCATGCTTCTCTACCGTTTGCGCGAGCGGGACGGTGAGGATCGCGCGGCAGAGGAAGAAGTGCTGCCCCATTTGCTGATCATACGCGATTCCTCGGCACCGCCTCCGGCGCGATAG
- a CDS encoding FadR/GntR family transcriptional regulator, giving the protein MAVTKAASLADDLVQRFEQQIERGEMPPGSRFPTEKAITESFGVSRTVVREAYSRLAARGLLVSRRGSGAFVADGAQYRAFQVMPDEISEIDDVLGLLEMRMGLEVEMAELAALRRTEADLAAIRRALAAMDASIEVDTSVSADAAFHAAIAGATGNPYFLRFTQFLGVRLVPSRRLYLQGSDARRHQRYARTINRDHEAIYAAIEAGDANAARRAARKHMMKSIKRYQDLKAAGLSTTIPDSE; this is encoded by the coding sequence ATGGCGGTAACCAAGGCGGCGTCGCTGGCAGATGATCTGGTCCAGCGTTTCGAGCAACAGATAGAACGGGGCGAAATGCCCCCCGGATCGCGCTTCCCGACGGAGAAGGCGATCACGGAATCCTTCGGCGTCAGCCGAACCGTGGTGCGCGAGGCGTATTCGCGACTGGCTGCACGCGGCCTGCTGGTGTCGCGCCGGGGCTCGGGTGCGTTTGTTGCCGACGGCGCGCAATATCGCGCGTTTCAGGTGATGCCGGACGAGATCAGCGAGATCGACGACGTGCTGGGGCTCCTGGAGATGCGCATGGGGCTTGAGGTCGAGATGGCCGAACTTGCCGCGCTTCGCCGCACAGAGGCCGATCTTGCCGCGATCCGGCGCGCGCTGGCGGCGATGGATGCCAGTATCGAGGTCGATACGTCGGTGTCGGCCGACGCCGCGTTCCACGCCGCGATCGCGGGCGCGACCGGCAATCCCTATTTCCTGCGCTTCACCCAGTTTCTCGGGGTCCGGCTCGTCCCCTCGCGGCGGCTGTATCTGCAGGGCAGCGACGCGCGGCGGCATCAACGCTATGCCCGCACGATCAACCGCGACCATGAGGCGATCTATGCCGCGATCGAGGCGGGCGACGCCAACGCAGCACGCCGCGCCGCGCGCAAGCACATGATGAAATCGATCAAACGCTATCAGGATCTGAAGGCTGCAGGACTGTCGACGACGATCCCGGACAGCGAATGA
- a CDS encoding FadR/GntR family transcriptional regulator: MADRLYQSIADQITDLIDQGVFPVGSRLPGERELAEQFGVSRVTIREAEIALQAIGRIRIKTGSGVYVTDRTAVRTDEPPAVSAFELTEARSLFESEAAALAASTVTPQMLTRLGELLEIMGRDDSDDEKSTEADQEFHLLIASASGNQAIIHVIQSLWRMRTEVPEVRHTYASVCQHDGRTRRREHGAIVDALRANDPAAARIAMRQHFNRLLEAMLDATEEREILELRRKSAESRERFLMSARLS, from the coding sequence ATGGCTGACCGGCTATACCAGAGCATCGCCGATCAGATTACCGACCTGATCGATCAGGGCGTGTTCCCGGTCGGATCGCGCCTGCCCGGCGAGCGCGAGCTGGCCGAGCAGTTCGGCGTTAGCCGCGTGACGATCCGGGAGGCGGAGATCGCGCTTCAGGCGATCGGTCGCATTCGCATCAAGACTGGATCCGGCGTCTATGTGACGGACCGCACGGCGGTACGGACCGACGAACCGCCAGCGGTCAGCGCGTTCGAGCTGACCGAGGCGCGCTCGCTGTTCGAATCGGAAGCGGCGGCGCTGGCGGCATCGACGGTGACGCCGCAAATGCTGACGCGGCTCGGCGAATTGCTCGAAATCATGGGGCGCGACGACAGCGACGATGAGAAATCGACCGAGGCGGATCAGGAGTTCCATCTGCTGATCGCGTCGGCGTCGGGCAATCAGGCGATCATTCACGTCATCCAGTCGCTATGGCGGATGCGCACCGAGGTGCCCGAAGTGCGCCATACCTATGCCAGCGTGTGTCAGCATGACGGACGCACGCGGCGGCGCGAACATGGCGCGATCGTCGATGCACTGCGCGCCAACGATCCGGCGGCGGCGCGAATTGCGATGCGGCAGCATTTCAACCGGTTGCTGGAAGCGATGCTGGACGCGACCGAGGAGCGCGAAATCCTGGAGCTTCGGCGCAAGTCGGCGGAGAGCCGCGAACGCTTTCTGATGAGTGCGCGGTTGAGCTGA
- a CDS encoding MFS transporter, with amino-acid sequence MNEAIDSRANFGLIVAIVAGATIGGLLFGYDSGVVNGTQDGLKSAFALSEGGLSFTVGSLLIGCFIGAFLAGRLADVIGRRNVMMLAAILLLIGAIVQGFADSQFVFVAARIAGGMAVGAGGGAGSGRQL; translated from the coding sequence ATGAACGAGGCAATCGACAGCCGTGCGAATTTCGGGCTGATCGTCGCCATCGTCGCGGGGGCGACGATCGGCGGCCTGTTGTTCGGCTATGACAGCGGCGTGGTGAACGGCACGCAGGACGGTCTGAAATCGGCATTCGCGCTGAGCGAAGGGGGTCTTAGCTTTACCGTCGGCTCGCTGCTGATCGGCTGTTTCATCGGCGCGTTTCTGGCCGGGCGGCTTGCCGATGTCATCGGCCGTCGCAATGTGATGATGCTCGCCGCCATCCTGTTACTGATCGGCGCGATCGTTCAGGGTTTTGCCGACAGCCAGTTCGTGTTCGTCGCGGCACGCATCGCGGGCGGGATGGCGGTCGGTGCTGGCGGCGGGGCTGGGTCTGGCCGTCAGCTATAG
- a CDS encoding DUF4861 family protein has translation MRIAGLLLAFVASAALAQERTPMRAATDVEKQARTAVVIADYRYGDLLWENDRIAHRIYARALEKEEPPSSSGVDAWGKRVRWPYMDRQLRTGDQHADHGEGLDFYNVGTGRGTGGLGIWHDNKLWVSRNYTRPRIHNSGPQVADFTVDYDAWPVDVARTVSETRRFTLPAGTNFTRMTSTLRSNRRGVMIVGIGISKRPIPPGQLGKITKDAARARLSWWGPTDPAKGTMAAAVVVDPAAFAGFTEDADNYLILVRVQPGKPFVYYSGAAWDRGSDFKTAAEWQNYVDEQRPDFRP, from the coding sequence ATGCGTATCGCCGGTCTCTTGCTGGCGTTCGTTGCGAGCGCGGCGCTGGCACAGGAGCGCACGCCGATGCGGGCCGCAACAGACGTGGAGAAGCAGGCCCGCACCGCCGTAGTCATCGCCGATTACCGCTATGGCGATCTGCTATGGGAAAACGATCGGATCGCGCACCGCATCTACGCGCGGGCGCTCGAAAAGGAAGAACCGCCCTCCTCCTCGGGCGTCGACGCCTGGGGCAAGCGGGTTCGCTGGCCCTATATGGACCGTCAGTTGCGCACCGGCGACCAGCATGCCGATCATGGCGAGGGGCTGGATTTTTATAATGTCGGCACCGGGCGCGGAACCGGCGGCCTGGGCATCTGGCACGACAACAAGCTGTGGGTGTCGCGCAACTACACGCGCCCGCGCATCCACAATTCCGGGCCGCAAGTAGCGGATTTCACCGTCGATTACGACGCCTGGCCAGTGGATGTGGCGCGCACGGTGTCGGAGACGCGACGCTTTACCCTGCCCGCCGGCACCAATTTCACGCGCATGACGTCGACGCTGCGATCAAACCGCCGGGGCGTCATGATCGTCGGGATCGGCATCTCCAAACGCCCGATCCCGCCCGGACAGCTGGGCAAGATCACGAAGGACGCCGCCCGCGCCCGCTTAAGCTGGTGGGGACCGACCGATCCGGCCAAGGGCACGATGGCGGCGGCGGTAGTCGTCGATCCGGCGGCGTTCGCGGGTTTTACGGAGGATGCCGACAATTATCTGATCCTCGTCCGAGTCCAGCCCGGCAAGCCGTTTGTCTATTACAGCGGCGCGGCATGGGATCGCGGCTCTGATTTCAAAACCGCCGCCGAATGGCAGAACTATGTCGATGAACAGCGCCCCGATTTCAGGCCCTAG
- a CDS encoding aldose 1-epimerase, with protein sequence MDVAAHDWELVVLPELGGAVGALRHERRDMLRPAPDGTTDPLATACFPLVPYANRIARGRFHFGGQVHSLPLNFADHPHSLHGLGWQAVWAVTDISDSAVTLAHGHDGGAGWPWPYRAEQRFTLALGAATLAISLTSLADEPVPGGLGLHPYFPCDAATRLTGYADRVWRTDETLLPDEPADAAQFGDWRTGAAVAGETLIDNAYDGWDGLARIDQHWGSIDLTARGAPVFHLYRPPGVDFFCFEAVSHLPDAINRGGMTLLQPDETMTLEMTLAIR encoded by the coding sequence ATGGATGTTGCCGCGCATGACTGGGAGCTGGTGGTGCTACCCGAACTCGGCGGGGCGGTCGGGGCGCTTCGGCATGAAAGGCGCGACATGCTTCGGCCTGCGCCGGACGGCACGACCGATCCGCTGGCGACTGCCTGTTTCCCGCTGGTGCCCTATGCCAACCGCATCGCGCGTGGCCGCTTCCACTTTGGAGGGCAGGTCCATTCGCTGCCGCTCAATTTTGCGGATCATCCGCACAGCCTGCACGGTCTGGGGTGGCAGGCGGTATGGGCGGTCACTGACATTTCGGACAGCGCCGTGACGCTGGCGCATGGCCATGATGGTGGTGCGGGCTGGCCCTGGCCATATCGCGCGGAACAGCGCTTCACACTAGCGCTTGGTGCTGCGACCCTGGCGATTTCGCTGACCAGCCTGGCGGACGAGCCTGTGCCGGGCGGGCTTGGGCTGCATCCCTATTTCCCGTGCGATGCGGCAACGCGGCTGACGGGATATGCCGACCGCGTGTGGCGCACGGACGAGACACTACTGCCGGATGAACCAGCCGATGCGGCGCAGTTCGGGGACTGGCGAACGGGCGCGGCGGTCGCGGGCGAGACGCTGATCGACAATGCCTATGACGGCTGGGACGGCCTCGCCCGGATCGATCAGCATTGGGGCAGCATCGACCTGACCGCACGCGGCGCACCGGTGTTTCATCTCTACCGCCCGCCCGGTGTGGATTTCTTCTGCTTCGAGGCGGTCAGTCACCTGCCCGATGCGATCAATCGTGGCGGGATGACACTGCTTCAACCCGACGAAACCATGACGCTAGAAATGACGCTCGCTATTCGCTGA
- a CDS encoding aldehyde dehydrogenase (NADP(+)), which yields MILTGNLFIGGERRAAADRFHAYDPAAGAEIADVGFAGATEQDVADACAAADAAFIPYSTRPLAERAAFLDAVADEIEALGDELIERACRESGLPSARITGERGRTTGQLRLFAREVRDGQWQKLRIDHADPARTPPKPDLRLRMVPVGPVAVFGASNFPLAFSTAGGDTASALAAGCPVVMKGHRAHPGTAELIASAIASAAEKTGMPAGVFSLVNGTSRRVGEALVADPRIQAVGFTGSRGGGEALMKIAAARPRPIPVYAEMSAINPVILLPEALKARGTALAEGFVASLAMGAGQFCTNPGLVMGVDGPDLDAFVARASEVLSGQPAQVMLTDGIWDAFESGKAKLAASAHVTTLAQGAEAEGPNRGRAALFSVAGKDFLADPVHLHEVFGVSSVIVRCADIAELSAVLGELEGQLTATLQVDAGDYDAARALLPVLERTVGRVIANGWPTGVEVGHAMVHGGPYPATSDPRSTSVGSLAIDRFLRPVSYQDLPEALLPQALREGGQSGVVARIDGDWKL from the coding sequence ATGATATTGACCGGAAACCTGTTCATCGGCGGCGAACGCCGTGCCGCCGCCGACCGCTTTCACGCCTATGATCCCGCCGCCGGGGCAGAGATTGCCGATGTCGGATTCGCCGGGGCGACCGAGCAGGATGTCGCCGATGCCTGTGCTGCGGCCGACGCTGCGTTCATTCCCTATTCGACTCGTCCGCTGGCCGAACGCGCCGCGTTTCTCGACGCCGTTGCGGACGAAATCGAAGCATTGGGCGACGAGCTGATCGAACGCGCATGCCGCGAGTCCGGGCTTCCGTCCGCGCGCATTACTGGCGAACGCGGTCGCACCACCGGCCAGCTGCGCCTGTTCGCGCGGGAAGTGCGCGACGGCCAGTGGCAGAAACTGCGCATTGACCATGCCGATCCCGCACGCACCCCGCCCAAGCCTGATCTGCGGCTGCGGATGGTGCCGGTCGGCCCGGTCGCCGTGTTCGGGGCGTCCAACTTCCCCTTGGCTTTCTCGACGGCAGGGGGCGACACTGCCTCCGCGCTCGCCGCCGGATGTCCGGTGGTGATGAAGGGGCACCGCGCGCATCCCGGCACCGCCGAGCTGATCGCCAGCGCCATTGCCAGCGCCGCCGAAAAGACCGGCATGCCGGCGGGCGTGTTCAGCCTCGTCAACGGCACCTCGCGCCGGGTCGGCGAAGCATTGGTTGCCGATCCGCGCATTCAGGCGGTGGGCTTCACCGGATCGCGCGGCGGGGGCGAGGCGCTGATGAAGATCGCCGCCGCACGTCCGCGCCCGATCCCGGTTTATGCCGAAATGTCGGCGATCAACCCGGTCATCCTGTTGCCCGAAGCGCTGAAGGCACGCGGGACCGCGCTGGCCGAGGGGTTCGTCGCGAGTCTGGCGATGGGCGCGGGTCAGTTCTGCACCAATCCCGGTCTGGTGATGGGCGTGGACGGCCCCGATCTCGACGCCTTCGTCGCGCGTGCCAGCGAAGTGCTGTCAGGGCAGCCCGCCCAGGTGATGCTGACCGACGGTATCTGGGACGCGTTCGAGAGCGGCAAGGCGAAGCTCGCCGCCAGCGCACATGTAACGACGCTGGCACAGGGTGCCGAGGCTGAGGGTCCGAACCGCGGTCGTGCCGCTTTGTTCAGCGTGGCGGGCAAGGATTTCCTCGCCGATCCGGTGCATCTGCATGAGGTGTTCGGGGTGTCGTCGGTGATCGTGCGCTGTGCCGATATCGCCGAACTGAGCGCGGTGCTGGGCGAACTCGAGGGACAGCTGACCGCGACGTTGCAGGTCGATGCGGGTGATTACGACGCTGCCCGCGCGCTGTTGCCCGTGCTTGAGCGCACCGTCGGTCGCGTGATCGCCAATGGCTGGCCGACCGGCGTCGAGGTCGGGCATGCGATGGTGCATGGCGGCCCCTATCCGGCGACCTCGGACCCGCGCAGCACGTCGGTCGGCAGCCTTGCGATCGACCGTTTCCTGCGCCCGGTCAGCTATCAGGATCTGCCCGAGGCGCTGTTGCCCCAGGCGTTGCGCGAGGGCGGGCAAAGCGGCGTCGTCGCGCGGATAGACGGCGACTGGAAACTGTAG